The uncultured Cohaesibacter sp. sequence CCCTAACAGTCCGTGTAGCCGGTGGGCGTTACTCCCAGACTCTCTCTGGGCAGGGTGGTGCTAAATGCCGGTGCCAAGAGCGCCTCCAAGTCCAGTGACAAGAAGGGGATCATCAGCCGTAGCTGGTAATTGATCACCCGTGCCTGCACGAAGCGGATCTGGTTGAAGGTGGCGGCCTGGGTCAGATCCCCGGTAACGGGCACCCCGGCGGCATCCAGGTAATTGAGCTGCAGGTTGTCTGGGCCAAACTCCGGTAACAGCCCGGGATCCAGCACCGCCAAGGTCCGCACATTCAGCTGCTGCGCCTCGCTGACCTGACAGACGGCGGCCAAGCGGGCCGCCCGCCGGGTGGACTCGCTCAAGGCGTGCCAGACAAACAGCAGGCGACTGAATTCGATGATGGCAAACAGCAACAGGAAGAAAAGCACCGCCACCAGAGTGAACTCGATGAGGACGGTTCCGCGGCTGCGCCGCTGCAGAAAATGAGACATCATCACAAGGCCCTCATGACACTGCTGCTGACCAAGTCGAACTGCAGGCTGATATCATCCGCCAGGCCGAACAGAGGCAGTCGCAGGGTGTCGCCAAATAACATGGGGGAGAAACGGTAGCGGATCTCCACCTTCACCATGCTTCCGCCCAGGCTACTGATGGTCACATCTGCCGCCGTGAGCCCGGGCAATAGAGGCTGGCTGTTGCCATCACCGTTCACCGCCAGGGCGCTGGCCTCGGCCACCACATCCGGGGTGAGCTGCAGTAGGCCGGTGGTGCCGCTGGCCGCCCCCTCCACCACAAAACGCGCCGTGTCCCGAGTGATCTTCTCCAGCTGGGTATATTGGTACAGCGCTCGCCCCAGCTCGGTCAGCCCCAGCAACAGGATCAGCAGTATGGGCAGCAGCAGGGTGAACTCCACCACGGCCAGCCCCAGTTGGCATCTGACGGCTCGCATCAGGAATCCCCACTCAAATCATCCCGGTACAGCTGGATCCGGTAGGGCCCCGCCTGCAATGGGTTCATGCCTGGCGTACCTGTCGCCAGACCGCACTGCTCCATAAACTGACCGATTACATATGCCTCATTGCCCTTTTGCTGAACCTCTTGAACGAAATACATACAGGCCAGCCCCAAAAATCGCGGTGGATCAGGACACTCCCCCACAGGCACTGCCAAAACACGACGATAAGGAACACCAACACAGTCACCTGACTCGTCACAAGCCTGAGTTGCCGCCAAATATTCA is a genomic window containing:
- a CDS encoding TadE/TadG family type IV pilus assembly protein; translated protein: MMSHFLQRRSRGTVLIEFTLVAVLFFLLLFAIIEFSRLLFVWHALSESTRRAARLAAVCQVSEAQQLNVRTLAVLDPGLLPEFGPDNLQLNYLDAAGVPVTGDLTQAATFNQIRFVQARVINYQLRLMIPFLSLDLEALLAPAFSTTLPRESLGVTPTGYTDC
- a CDS encoding TadE/TadG family type IV pilus assembly protein, whose product is MVEFTLLLPILLILLLGLTELGRALYQYTQLEKITRDTARFVVEGAASGTTGLLQLTPDVVAEASALAVNGDGNSQPLLPGLTAADVTISSLGGSMVKVEIRYRFSPMLFGDTLRLPLFGLADDISLQFDLVSSSVMRAL